A genomic stretch from Lathyrus oleraceus cultivar Zhongwan6 chromosome 2, CAAS_Psat_ZW6_1.0, whole genome shotgun sequence includes:
- the LOC127123073 gene encoding DNA repair protein RAD5B-like, giving the protein MGLGKTVMTIALILSNPGRVKSEDSNAESLYDNIFSTKRRNINNVEGGTLIVCPMALLGQWKDELETHSKSGSISIFVHYGGGRTDNVDLLLEYDVVLTTYGVLSASYKSDGENSIYHRVQWFRVVLDEAHHIKAHKSQVAQATIALSSHCRWCLTGTPLQVNY; this is encoded by the exons ATGGGACTTGGAAAGACTGTTATGACAATTGCTTTGATTCTAAGTAATCCAGGCAGGGTGAAGTCAGAAGACAGTAACGCAGAGAGCCTATATGACAACATTTTCTCAACTAAGAGGAGGAATATTAACAATGTAGAGGGTGGCACTCTGATTGTTTGTCCCATGGCATTATTGGGTCAGTGGAAG GACGAGCTTGAAACACATTCAAAATCAGGCAGCATATCCATATTTGTTCATTATGGTGGGGGTAGAACTGATAATGTTGATTTGTTGTTAGAGTACGACGTTGTCTTGACAACATATGGTGTCCTATCAGCTTCATATAAAAGT GATGGAGAGAATAGCATCTACCACAGGGTCCAATGGTTCAGAGTGGTACTAGACGAAGCTCACCATATTAAAGCCCATAAAAGTCAGGTTGCCCAGGCTACTATTGCCCTGTCCTCACACTGCCGCTGGTGTCTAACTGGAACACCGCTTCAGGTTAATTATTGA